TGCCGGTCGGCGAGTGCCTGGCCTCGGGCGTGCAGACTTCGAACGTCGCTCGTTCACGTCTCCATTCGACGATACCGACCGTTTCGGTCGCTGGCAGAACGTTGACTGTGAGAAAAGACCTGCTCCGCACTCGTTTTGGTATCAGTGGACTTTCAACGACTGCGAGTGTCACTGTTCCCACCATGGTCCCAGAACCGACTGAGATCCTCGTCTTCCAGCAGAAACTCCACGGACTGCCCGTCGAGCGCCTCGTCGACGCGCTGGACGAACGCGTCGGGTCAGCGACGGTCTCGCTGGCGATAACCGACGAAGCGATCGACGAGAAACTCCCCGACGCGACCGTCGTCGTCGGCCGCACGATCACTACCGAGCAACTCGAACTGGCCGAATCGCTCGAACTGTTCGCCTGCTCGTTCGCCGGGACCGACCACCTCCCGCTCGACGAACTGACCGATCGTGGGATCACGGTCACGAACGCCGGCGGCGTCCACGCCTCCAACGCCGCCGAGCAAGCGATCGGCGGCCTCCTCGCGCTCACGCGGGATCTCTTTCGCGCACGCCGCCAGCAAGCAGACGGTGTCTGGCAGAACTTTCAATCAGGGGAACTGGCAGGCGGCACGGCCACGGTCGTCGGACTCGGCGCGATCGGGTCTGCGATCGCAGAGCGGCTCCAGCCGTTCGACGTGACGATCCGCGGCGTCCGCCACTCGCCCGAGAAAGGCGGCCCCGTTGATGAAGTCTACAGCTACGACGAGTTCGAGCAGGCTATCGTCGACGTCGACGCTGTCCTGCTGGCCTGCCCGTTGACCGAGACGACCCGAAATCTCCTCGACCGGTCGGCGTTCCAGGTCCTCCACCCCGAGACGATTCTCGTCAACGTCGCCCGCGGTGGCGTCGTCGACACCGAAGCCCTACTGTATGCACTCCGTTGGAACGACATCGGTGGGGCGGTGCTAGACGTCACCGATCCCGAGCCGCTGCCGCCCGAGCATCCGCTGTGGGGCTTCGAGAACGTCCTAATCACACCGCACAACGCCGGCTACACCCCAGAGTATTACGAGCGGCTGGCGGACATCCTCGCCGAGAACGTCGACCGAGCGCGTGAGAACGGCGAATGGATCGGGCTGCGGAATCAGATCGTGCCCTGATCGGCTTTGGATTCTCGGTAGCCG
The Halapricum salinum genome window above contains:
- a CDS encoding D-2-hydroxyacid dehydrogenase; this encodes MVPEPTEILVFQQKLHGLPVERLVDALDERVGSATVSLAITDEAIDEKLPDATVVVGRTITTEQLELAESLELFACSFAGTDHLPLDELTDRGITVTNAGGVHASNAAEQAIGGLLALTRDLFRARRQQADGVWQNFQSGELAGGTATVVGLGAIGSAIAERLQPFDVTIRGVRHSPEKGGPVDEVYSYDEFEQAIVDVDAVLLACPLTETTRNLLDRSAFQVLHPETILVNVARGGVVDTEALLYALRWNDIGGAVLDVTDPEPLPPEHPLWGFENVLITPHNAGYTPEYYERLADILAENVDRARENGEWIGLRNQIVP